The Primulina huaijiensis isolate GDHJ02 chromosome 9, ASM1229523v2, whole genome shotgun sequence genomic interval CACGCCAATTGAATAGAAGTTTagattttttcaagattttcttAAAGATGCAAACTTTGCAATCCCAAAGTCATTCTTTCCCATTTAAGTTACTTCTTTTTTCCTACGAGTCATTTGTTGGAACTCATGTGGTAGGATTGCGTGAAGAAAACGTTGCTTTTCTTGTTTCATAGGATTGAGACATTTGTTGGAACTCATGTGGTAGGATTGCGTGAAGAAAACGTTGCTTTTCTTGTTTCATAGGATTGAGATTCGTTTTAATTTCTCTTATGTAACATGTTGACACTTGACACTTTAGAAGTCACTACTTCATGTTGTACCTCGTTCTTTTTTATTCTGTGTCTTTTGCGACTATCATGTTGGAAAATGCGTGGAAAAGTGATGAGGTTGTTGTTGGAACCATTTGATTGGCTTTTTTCCCGATTTAGATGATTAATTAAGAAGGTCAATGTTACGTCCTAGATTCGACGACCGTCCCTATCGtatcaagacgagtctttccagcgtgttTTTTTTCGGGAGCTCATCAAATAAGAATTCCAAAGATAAACGTGATTGACTTGGGACAATTCGGGGATGGGTGATCCCTGAGAAGTTTCCTAAAGTATGTGCGAGTGAGGGCATTAACATattggaaagactcgtcttggtataGTGAGGACAGTCATCGGATTTGGGGTGTTACTGTCAATCTCCGAATACTCCCCATGGTACTGAGGTTTTATGATATGGAAGAATCTGCCATTTTGATCGGTACATAGATAAGTTCACTAGCTTCATTTTTGTTGAAGTTTCATTTATATTGTCCAATGATGCTTGCATGCAATGTCCAAAGCATCTTTTCCTGAGCTCAGCCTGTGACAATCGATGCATTTATCAAATTCTAAGTGGGATTTTTCATTTGCCTGAGAAACATTCCTATGTACCCAAATTTCCATAGGGACAAAGCTACGTGAAACCTTGATCAACAGCTCATTTTGTTTGTTGACAAGAACTCAAGAGCTTGTCTAGGATAGAGAACGTGCAGAAGTTTATTTGTAGTGGTCTTGCGAATAATTTGTGGAAATGACCCTAGAATTATCCAGCAGCAGTTCCTGTTACCAATGGCGTTTAGTGATTTTTCCTAATGGCTCGTTCTGTACCATTCTAGGAACAATTGTTAATGCATAATATAATATTGTATATATTGCTCCTGTGCAGAATAGAAAGAATGGCGCTGCGTAAGACATTTAGCATGCAAATATTTTCCATTGAAATATTTTAGTCCGTTTAATTGTTAGTGACATTGTGATGCCTTTACTTCATCTCCTTTCTTTTGTCGTTATAGAGGAAATAAGGATTTTGCACTTTGTGTTCGATCTATCAACCAAATTCACAATACTGCAATTTTTAGTGCAAGAAGTATAATTTTTCGGATTTGTGATGTATTGAGACCGATTAAACCCCTTTAGTTTCCACTGAACATCACCTTACCCACACAATCTCTAGTTTCAACTGACTATATCACAAGAAACAACACTGACACTAGCACTGGCATGGTATTTGGATTTTATTAGGATTCAAAGGCGGAGTCACTTGTCCTAATATTTTTTCCAATTAAATCCATTTAATTAAGGGCAAGCCTGATTACAACACACCTTGATTCAAGTTACTCAAATACCGGTTTTTCTTTCACAGGCCTCTGTGGTGGAGAAATACAAAAGGCCTTTGCCAAAATTAAGGAATACTACCCAAGATTCCAGCCGATATGAGGAGAGGCCTGTTTCTCCTGGAACCCTGAATGTATCACAGCTAAGGCAAATCATCCTGCTGTATGAAGGCAAGGCCGAGGACCATGATGGCCCGATGGATATCGCTCAGATTGCTGGTCGTTTTCGTGTTGATGTTACACAGGTTCAAAAGATTGTCCAGTTTGTTGCCTCGTTTCCCGAGgtcaaaaataaaaccaaaaatgACCAAGAATGAACTACCCCTATTCATCTGTGTCTATATTTGCGTTTTCTTAGCGACTTTGTACGAGGAATAGATTTTGTAGAAATGAGAAAGTGTTGGCTATATACAAAGTGGACATGGTTAGtgaaattttgttatattttggtAAATAGTCATATTTTGGTAAATAGTCTTAAACTAGCATGTTGCACTGTACAGTGATGCTGATGCATTGCTGCCCACTTATACATTCAAAGGAAAGAAATTACTTAAAATTGGAGACgagaattaaaaataaaataaaaactgccCGACCCCAAAACGAAGGCTAGAAAAAGGAATCTAACTCAACCATCTGTTGGGCATGTTGTTAGTAAATCACTTGagattataattttttgttttttttttatgattttgatattatatttttcaatataaagATAAATACTTTCTATGAGACACAAGgaattataataaaatcaaCTTGAAAATGTGATAGCtcaattaattttcaaatactttTATATAAAATGTGACCGATAGATGAGTTCAAATCATAAATTTTGATTCTGATAACGGATTAGAATTAGTGTTTAGTCTTATGAAACAATATGCATGTATCAACAGAATATTAAATCTTCAATCTCATATGGTGAAGAGAGCTTAAACTTATGGATCCAAAGATTTGTGAATCGTCTACAATTTTACGTGATGGATCATCTATCCGAtctgattaataaaaaaatatcatttttatgtcaaaaatattacttttcactcTAGGTATAGATCGAATCGACCCGTGTATCCGTAAGATCATATCACAGAAAAACTACCATAAAACAAATCAActaatcaattatatatatttctcaGACAGTGTTCTCATTTTTTAaactataaatataaatattatctgTATGTAGATAAAATCTTCACAGGAGGCGACATAAATTCACAAAGCAAGATTTATAACTATTGCTTTATTATCAGTCCCAATCCCTATAATATATACGTATATATTCGTGCATGTACCATTAGCAGCCAATGCGGGCCatatattcaaatttgatattGACATACATAAAATATCTTGTTCCAAAATATCTTgaagtttaaaatttcaagttcCATCGACAGCTAATTAACTAATCGATCAATGACGACTTAAAGGCAGTTGTCTTTCATTTAAACGAATAAATTAACATTTACGTTTTATGTGTATTCAAAAGTACATCGAGTCTTAGTCGTTTTACCAATTTTATTTCTGAATCGATCGAAGAAATACCCAAAATATCTCTTAATACATTCATGGAACACACAAAGAATCAAAATTCGGCTTTTCCTAAGGGGTTGTTCATGTTCACATGCGCTTGTACAAATGTTGTTCTGGGCCATTTCCTCTATATCTCTTTTACTCAACATAACAGCGAAGCATGTTGGATAAAGTGTGCAGGGTTTTGATTAGAAAATACATATTATTGTGGGTATGCTACGATATTTTTTGTCATCTCTTTGTGTCAAGGAGTCTCTGACTCATATAGAGAGGTTTACCAATATCGGTAAACTACAatcttatatgtgaataatcatGCGTTGTTGGTTGTCTATTAAGTTAAgcccaaaataaagtgatcaacTAAGGTTTCGGGTTATTGGactttaatgtatctaataggttgtgagcctttaatgtgtagagacataagtgtactttttgtttttatgatgagttaaaatagaaatatcagaagataatgataGACATTATCTATACGTAAGTCATGGTCCCCTGATCACACTACACCACGTTCTTTATTCTCTTCtccattaaaaaaatagttcaaAAGAGAAAACTAAATGATTCTCTCAAGGAAAGCGGACATAAATTTGAAAGATCAAGACACGTTCTAAAGAATTTATGATTATGACTTCAAGTGCGCTTCTGTTTAAGATTTCAGCCAAAttcttaataatttaacaa includes:
- the LOC140984819 gene encoding uncharacterized protein yields the protein MGQALRRATGRIGRSRVDTTPPPSSLSKPVERRPPAAPINQEPLNSGVTSDSGGASRVNSDNVLEDRDPQYDVMLNQMVGRIRPKPGGKLEMGEASVVEKYKRPLPKLRNTTQDSSRYEERPVSPGTLNVSQLRQIILLYEGKAEDHDGPMDIAQIAGRFRVDVTQVQKIVQFVASFPEVKNKTKNDQE